In Melioribacteraceae bacterium 4301-Me, a genomic segment contains:
- a CDS encoding pyruvoyl-dependent arginine decarboxylase — MYVPKKIFFTKGVGKHKEYLASFELALRSAGIEICNLVTVSSIFPVGCKRITKEQGLRLLSPGQITHCVMARNSTNEPNRLIASSIGVAIPSDKKMYGYLSEHHPFGETEKNAGEYAEDLAATMLATTLGIDFDPEKAWNEREQVYKMSGKIVRTFNVTQSAQGDKHGLWTTVIACAILLP; from the coding sequence TTGTACGTTCCAAAGAAAATCTTCTTTACAAAAGGTGTAGGTAAACATAAGGAGTACCTGGCATCTTTTGAGTTAGCTTTACGTAGCGCAGGAATTGAAATTTGTAATTTAGTAACAGTTAGCAGCATCTTTCCGGTAGGATGCAAAAGAATTACAAAGGAACAGGGTTTAAGGTTACTTTCACCTGGACAAATTACACATTGCGTTATGGCTAGGAACTCAACGAATGAACCAAACCGCTTAATTGCCTCTTCAATCGGCGTTGCAATTCCATCCGACAAAAAAATGTACGGCTATTTATCAGAACATCATCCATTTGGAGAAACAGAAAAAAATGCTGGTGAATATGCAGAAGACCTAGCTGCTACAATGCTTGCAACCACGTTAGGAATTGACTTCGACCCCGAAAAAGCATGGAACGAAAGAGAACAAGTCTATAAAATGTCCGGCAAAATAGTAAGAACATTTAACGTTACCCAATCTGCTCAAGGCGATAAACACGGGTTGTGGACTACAGTAATTGCCTGTGCTATTTTGCTGCCTTAA
- the tyrS gene encoding tyrosine--tRNA ligase translates to MDLIKRGAVEIIPEEDLVKKLGKSIKENKPLNIKLGCDPTRPDLHLGHTVVLRKLSHFQQLGHLAILIIGDFTGMIGDPSGRNSARPPLTLEEARENGKSYFEQASLILDPKRTKIVYNSDWLGKMNFADVIKLASKYTLARMLERDDFTNRYKNGIPISLHEILYPLAQAMDSIAIDSDVELGGTDQKFNLLVGRDIQREFGKEPQVILTMPLLVGIDGVEKMSKSMNNYIGITEPPKEMYGKTLSISDELIYTYFELATDVPNNELKQIKQQLENKEVNPRDIKRKLARKIVEMYHSKDEAIKAEEEFDRIFVNKGLPDEMSEFSMNGELDILDLIVKVGFAPTRSEARRLVIQGGVSLDGEKVTDVKMVVKIDNPKILKVGKRNFIKLTTK, encoded by the coding sequence ATGGATTTAATAAAAAGAGGTGCCGTTGAAATCATACCTGAAGAAGATTTGGTAAAAAAACTCGGAAAATCAATAAAAGAAAACAAACCGTTAAACATAAAATTAGGATGTGACCCAACGAGACCCGATTTGCATTTAGGTCATACAGTAGTTTTACGAAAACTATCTCACTTTCAACAACTTGGTCATTTAGCAATTTTAATTATCGGTGATTTTACTGGTATGATTGGCGACCCATCAGGTAGAAATTCAGCTAGACCGCCGTTAACGCTTGAAGAAGCAAGAGAAAACGGGAAATCTTATTTTGAGCAAGCTTCTCTAATTCTTGACCCCAAAAGGACAAAAATTGTATACAACTCAGATTGGTTGGGAAAAATGAACTTTGCCGATGTAATTAAGCTTGCCTCTAAATATACATTAGCACGAATGTTAGAAAGGGATGATTTTACAAATCGATACAAAAATGGCATCCCAATCAGTTTGCACGAAATACTATATCCACTTGCTCAGGCTATGGATTCAATAGCAATTGACAGTGATGTAGAACTTGGAGGTACTGACCAAAAATTTAATTTACTTGTTGGCAGAGATATTCAAAGAGAATTTGGCAAAGAACCTCAAGTCATTTTAACCATGCCACTGCTCGTAGGAATTGATGGCGTTGAGAAGATGAGCAAATCAATGAACAACTACATCGGCATTACTGAACCTCCAAAAGAAATGTATGGGAAGACCCTCTCAATTTCAGATGAACTTATTTATACTTATTTCGAATTAGCCACAGATGTACCAAATAATGAATTAAAACAAATTAAACAACAGCTTGAAAACAAAGAAGTTAATCCACGTGATATAAAAAGAAAATTAGCTCGAAAAATAGTTGAAATGTATCATTCAAAAGATGAAGCCATTAAGGCGGAAGAAGAGTTCGACAGAATTTTTGTAAACAAGGGGCTGCCTGATGAGATGAGTGAATTTTCAATGAATGGCGAACTTGATATCCTAGATTTAATAGTTAAAGTAGGTTTTGCTCCGACAAGAAGTGAAGCAAGAAGATTAGTTATACAAGGCGGTGTTTCGTTAGATGGTGAAAAAGTAACCGATGTTAAGATGGTCGTAAAAATTGACAACCCTAAGATATTAAAAGTTGGCAAAAGAAATTTTATTAAACTAACAACAAAATAA
- the smpB gene encoding SsrA-binding protein SmpB: protein MSESTEEKNITVNRKARHEYFILQTYEAGISLLGTEVKALRQNKANLVDSYATIDNGEVWLHGSHISTYDQGSINNHEPFRKRKLLLKKNEIRKLMRAVQEKGNTLIPLRLYFKKNKVKVELAVARGKKKYDKREEIAKREAQRELDRKYK, encoded by the coding sequence ATGAGTGAAAGCACAGAAGAGAAAAATATTACAGTCAATCGTAAGGCAAGGCATGAGTACTTTATACTGCAAACCTACGAGGCTGGCATTTCTTTATTGGGTACAGAAGTTAAAGCTTTGCGGCAAAATAAAGCCAATTTGGTAGATAGTTATGCTACTATAGACAATGGTGAGGTTTGGCTGCACGGTTCACACATTAGCACTTATGATCAAGGAAGTATAAATAACCATGAACCATTTAGAAAAAGAAAATTATTGTTAAAAAAGAATGAGATTAGAAAACTCATGCGAGCAGTTCAAGAAAAAGGTAATACATTAATTCCTCTTCGACTTTATTTTAAGAAAAATAAAGTTAAAGTTGAATTAGCAGTTGCTCGAGGCAAAAAGAAATATGATAAAAGAGAAGAAATAGCAAAAAGAGAAGCACAAAGAGAATTAGACAGAAAATATAAATAA
- a CDS encoding class I SAM-dependent methyltransferase — protein sequence MPEKHYYEQKEYTEKYIIPFFERYLPQYKSFRVLEIGCAEGGLVEVMSKHCAEVIGLELSQTRIDIAKEKNPNLEIIQGDITDVNLTKKLQLQFDLLIMREVIEHVPDKHAAFNNLRKLLKNEGYLFISFPPKYSPFAGHQQIAHSFLKIIPYLHLFPSSLLKKISNVLNEKKDFVDEIKYNYHTGLSINYFEHLYSLYGFVPIVSELYLFRPIYKLRFGLPVIKLIDIPLIREAITFGCENLLQKKF from the coding sequence ATGCCTGAGAAACACTATTACGAACAAAAGGAATACACCGAAAAGTACATCATTCCATTTTTTGAGCGATATTTGCCTCAATATAAAAGTTTTCGTGTTTTGGAAATTGGTTGTGCAGAAGGCGGATTGGTAGAAGTTATGAGTAAACACTGCGCTGAGGTAATTGGTTTAGAGTTGAGCCAAACTAGAATTGATATAGCTAAAGAGAAAAACCCTAATTTGGAAATTATTCAAGGTGATATAACAGATGTTAATTTGACTAAAAAATTGCAGCTTCAGTTTGATCTACTTATTATGCGTGAGGTTATTGAGCATGTACCGGATAAACATGCAGCTTTTAATAACTTGAGGAAGTTGTTAAAAAATGAAGGTTACTTATTTATTTCATTCCCTCCAAAATATTCACCCTTTGCGGGGCATCAGCAAATTGCGCATTCTTTCCTAAAAATTATACCATATTTACATCTATTTCCTAGCTCATTGCTTAAAAAAATTTCTAATGTTCTTAATGAAAAAAAAGATTTTGTAGATGAAATAAAGTACAATTATCATACAGGTTTATCAATAAATTACTTTGAACATTTATACTCATTATATGGATTTGTCCCAATCGTTAGCGAATTGTATTTGTTTAGACCAATATATAAACTTAGATTTGGGTTGCCAGTAATTAAACTGATTGATATTCCTTTAATTCGCGAGGCTATTACTTTTGGATGTGAAAACTTGCTGCAAAAAAAATTCTAA
- the fni gene encoding type 2 isopentenyl-diphosphate Delta-isomerase, which yields MAENDNLTSRRKKDHIKISLTDEANYKIKTNGFDKYEFEHYAITEVEYNKIDLSTKFFSHKINYPFIISCMTGGTKEAENINKKLAIVASELNIPIGVGSLRQALENSKQHSSYKIIRKNAKDIPILGNVGAAQIVKLKNPVDSIKFLMKLVDANAFVIHVNPLQELLQPEGEPHFKGLLKSIKKLTREIKIPFIVKEVGAGISKKTAERLLEAGIMGIDVAGSGGTSWAAIELLRANKNDEMFFREWGLPTSFCVRKTAELKKRKRFLLIASGGISNGIEIAKSIALGADMAASAKTVLQKLFEENVDGVIKLLYQWFDDLKKIMYLTGCSNISELQKQKLIRKEELY from the coding sequence ATGGCTGAAAATGATAACTTAACTTCCAGGCGTAAAAAAGATCACATCAAAATTAGCTTAACCGACGAAGCAAACTACAAAATAAAAACTAACGGTTTCGATAAGTATGAATTTGAACATTATGCTATTACTGAAGTAGAGTATAACAAAATTGACCTTTCAACAAAATTCTTCAGCCACAAAATAAATTATCCATTCATAATTTCATGTATGACTGGCGGGACTAAAGAGGCAGAAAACATAAACAAAAAATTAGCAATAGTAGCAAGCGAGTTGAATATTCCAATTGGAGTAGGAAGTTTAAGACAAGCATTAGAAAATAGTAAACAGCATTCTTCATACAAAATTATAAGAAAAAATGCAAAAGACATTCCAATCTTAGGTAATGTTGGCGCTGCTCAGATTGTTAAATTAAAGAATCCGGTAGATTCAATTAAATTTTTGATGAAGCTTGTAGATGCAAATGCTTTTGTAATTCATGTTAATCCATTGCAAGAACTATTACAGCCTGAGGGTGAACCGCACTTTAAAGGTTTATTAAAGTCGATTAAAAAATTAACAAGAGAAATTAAAATCCCTTTTATTGTCAAAGAAGTAGGAGCTGGAATAAGTAAAAAAACTGCAGAACGGTTATTGGAAGCTGGAATTATGGGAATTGATGTAGCAGGCTCGGGTGGAACAAGCTGGGCAGCAATTGAACTATTAAGAGCTAATAAAAATGATGAAATGTTTTTTAGAGAATGGGGGTTGCCTACTTCGTTTTGTGTGAGAAAAACTGCCGAATTAAAAAAACGAAAAAGATTTTTATTAATTGCCTCTGGCGGTATTTCAAACGGAATTGAAATTGCCAAGTCAATAGCATTAGGTGCAGATATGGCTGCTTCTGCTAAAACAGTTTTGCAGAAATTATTCGAAGAAAATGTAGATGGTGTGATAAAACTTCTTTATCAGTGGTTTGATGATTTAAAAAAAATAATGTACTTGACCGGCTGTTCTAATATTAGTGAACTGCAAAAACAAAAGCTCATTAGAAAAGAGGAATTATATTGA
- a CDS encoding polyprenyl synthetase family protein — protein sequence MISESDNEKFLNLYKNELVKLELKITRVFEKRLPKSLYQPCKYAIESGGKRIRPFFVLLAAKAAGGNFDQVYNAAIAVELLHNFTLVHDDIMDNSTIRRCRPTLHIKYDVNTAILAGDSLIALAYEYLLKDTPENSKSIIETFTQSVVEVCEGQSLDKEFETRRNVTINDYKKMIYQKTAALLVMSGKIGAQMVTVKKNIIDAISKYAANIGMAFQIQDDLLDITANQNKFGKKIGNDLIEGKKTFLFLKAYEKASGKDKRELNNFIKNKGIPEHKIPVFNEIYERLGVFEDAKNEIKRYTQLGINQLKVFKDKEAKNLLVWFANFLLNRKY from the coding sequence TTGATTTCTGAATCTGATAATGAAAAATTCTTGAATCTATATAAAAACGAATTAGTTAAGCTTGAGTTAAAAATAACTCGAGTATTTGAAAAGCGGCTTCCAAAGTCACTTTATCAACCATGTAAATATGCAATAGAAAGCGGCGGAAAGCGCATTAGACCATTCTTTGTACTTTTGGCTGCTAAAGCTGCTGGCGGAAATTTTGACCAAGTTTATAACGCAGCAATTGCTGTTGAGCTTTTACACAATTTTACTTTAGTGCACGATGACATTATGGATAATTCAACAATAAGAAGATGTAGACCAACATTACATATAAAGTATGATGTTAACACTGCAATTCTTGCTGGCGATAGTTTAATAGCTTTAGCTTATGAATATTTACTCAAAGATACGCCTGAGAACTCTAAATCAATTATAGAGACTTTTACGCAAAGTGTTGTAGAAGTTTGTGAGGGGCAAAGCTTAGATAAGGAATTTGAAACCAGACGAAATGTTACTATAAATGATTACAAGAAAATGATATATCAAAAAACAGCGGCACTACTGGTTATGAGCGGCAAAATTGGTGCACAAATGGTAACAGTTAAAAAAAATATAATAGATGCAATTTCTAAATATGCTGCAAATATTGGCATGGCTTTTCAAATTCAAGATGATTTATTGGATATTACAGCTAATCAAAATAAATTTGGTAAGAAAATTGGTAATGATCTTATCGAAGGGAAAAAAACTTTTCTTTTCTTAAAAGCTTATGAAAAAGCAAGTGGAAAAGATAAAAGAGAACTAAATAATTTTATAAAGAATAAAGGAATACCTGAGCATAAGATTCCAGTATTTAACGAAATCTATGAAAGGCTTGGCGTTTTTGAAGATGCTAAAAATGAAATTAAACGCTATACACAATTAGGTATTAACCAATTAAAAGTTTTTAAGGATAAAGAAGCAAAAAATTTGCTTGTATGGTTTGCTAACTTTTTATTAAATAGAAAGTACTAA
- a CDS encoding HPr family phosphocarrier protein, translating to MIEKKVRIINNAGLHTRPAATIVKMAAKYKCDFFLNKDGMKINGKSIIGVMTLAAEKGSEITLIFDGEDEQQAAKEIVDYFNRGFDEL from the coding sequence ATGATTGAAAAAAAGGTTCGAATAATAAACAATGCTGGTTTACATACTCGTCCAGCTGCTACTATTGTGAAAATGGCTGCAAAATATAAATGTGATTTCTTTCTTAACAAAGATGGTATGAAAATTAACGGCAAAAGTATAATTGGGGTTATGACACTTGCTGCTGAAAAAGGCTCTGAAATAACTTTAATTTTTGATGGTGAAGATGAACAACAAGCAGCTAAAGAAATAGTCGATTATTTTAATAGAGGATTTGACGAATTGTAA
- the ptsP gene encoding phosphoenolpyruvate--protein phosphotransferase, translating into MKHTEENIIHGIAAAPGLVIAPAYLFYKETEEVKPESITDSQEAIQNLDAALWQSKKELKKIFELAVDKLGERRAAIFEAQIMILDDPILIDNIKKRIINEKKVPEFIVYDEISKYQKIMNESLEPYMKERSHDIEDIKNRIIRNLKKKKWQSRITNDVVVVSHTISPSDTVLFTRVNVKGYVTDLGGLTSHAAIVARSLNIPAVVGLHGQTSRIHEGDLLVVDGFHGDVVINPTEAQLNHYKNRLEVLNKYDAELLELRNKPALTTDGKEIKLMANLDITAEIDILIQNGANGIGLLRTEQIFEEYEVFPEEEEQYQVYKSLAEKVYPENIIIRAFDIGGDKVLPVDLHEPNPFLGWRGIRLLLDNPYLFKKQIKAVLRASVNKNVMFMLPMISSISEIRKSKKIIEECKLELEHEGVKYDNNIKIGIMVEIPSAAVMANVFAQEVDFISIGTNDLIQYLLAVDRGNEIVSKYYQEFHPSVIKTLHYIIKEGKRENTFISMCGEMAADPYAVPLLVGLGLDSLSVSPATIPLLKKIIRNISFKDAEELANECLTYPTEEEVSSCLRKFFKDKLQNTLQNLF; encoded by the coding sequence ATGAAACACACAGAAGAAAATATAATTCATGGAATTGCCGCTGCACCAGGATTGGTAATTGCACCAGCATATTTGTTTTATAAGGAAACAGAAGAAGTTAAACCAGAAAGTATAACCGATAGCCAAGAAGCGATTCAAAACTTGGATGCTGCTTTATGGCAGTCGAAAAAAGAACTGAAGAAAATTTTCGAATTGGCTGTAGACAAATTAGGTGAAAGGCGAGCTGCTATTTTTGAAGCGCAAATTATGATTCTTGATGACCCCATATTAATTGATAATATTAAAAAAAGAATAATTAATGAAAAGAAAGTACCTGAATTTATTGTGTACGATGAAATTTCAAAGTACCAGAAAATTATGAACGAGTCACTAGAACCTTATATGAAGGAACGCTCGCATGATATAGAAGATATAAAAAACAGAATCATCAGAAACTTGAAAAAGAAAAAATGGCAGTCGAGAATTACAAATGACGTTGTAGTTGTTTCACATACAATTTCACCTTCCGATACCGTCTTGTTTACTAGAGTTAATGTAAAAGGTTATGTTACTGATTTAGGCGGGTTAACTTCTCACGCTGCTATTGTAGCAAGGTCGTTAAATATTCCTGCTGTAGTTGGATTGCATGGACAAACATCTCGAATTCATGAAGGCGATTTATTAGTTGTTGATGGTTTTCACGGTGATGTTGTTATTAATCCTACCGAAGCGCAGTTAAATCACTATAAAAATAGATTGGAAGTGCTCAATAAATATGATGCAGAACTGCTTGAGCTTCGAAACAAACCTGCTTTAACTACAGATGGAAAAGAAATTAAACTAATGGCAAATTTGGATATAACTGCTGAAATTGATATACTCATACAAAATGGTGCAAATGGCATTGGATTGCTTCGCACTGAACAAATATTTGAAGAGTATGAAGTTTTTCCTGAAGAGGAAGAACAATATCAAGTATATAAATCATTAGCAGAAAAAGTTTATCCTGAAAACATAATTATCCGTGCCTTTGATATTGGCGGAGATAAAGTTTTGCCTGTTGACCTGCATGAACCCAATCCTTTTTTAGGATGGCGCGGAATTCGTCTTCTGCTTGATAATCCTTATTTGTTTAAAAAACAAATTAAAGCTGTTCTAAGAGCAAGTGTAAATAAAAATGTAATGTTTATGCTGCCAATGATTTCTTCAATCTCCGAAATAAGAAAATCAAAAAAGATAATTGAAGAATGTAAATTGGAATTAGAACACGAAGGGGTTAAATATGATAATAATATAAAAATTGGGATTATGGTAGAAATACCATCTGCTGCTGTTATGGCAAATGTCTTTGCTCAAGAGGTCGATTTTATTAGCATTGGCACGAATGATTTAATTCAATATTTGCTTGCGGTAGATCGTGGTAATGAAATTGTCTCAAAATACTATCAAGAATTTCATCCTTCTGTTATAAAAACTTTGCACTACATCATAAAAGAAGGGAAAAGAGAAAATACATTTATTAGTATGTGCGGTGAGATGGCTGCAGACCCTTATGCGGTTCCTCTTCTTGTAGGTCTTGGTTTGGACTCGCTGAGCGTTTCACCTGCTACCATTCCTTTACTTAAAAAAATAATTCGCAATATATCATTTAAAGATGCAGAAGAATTAGCAAATGAATGTTTAACTTATCCAACCGAAGAAGAAGTTAGCTCATGCCTCCGCAAATTTTTTAAAGACAAATTGCAGAACACATTACAAAATTTATTTTAA
- a CDS encoding bifunctional phosphoglucose/phosphomannose isomerase: MEIFSLIKQNDPENQFNVLKNSYSQIEYAQNNQVNLSAIDTNKIKNIILCGLGGSAIGGDLLQNFLRDELSYPFQVIRNYYLPAYADENTLLIASSYSGNTEETISCVNAGLKRNCQIITITTGGKLEELSQKYNLPIAKLLPGFQPRYALWINFFTLLKTLQSLKLIPVQNEITKQVIELLKKRGDEFSTFPNSSLEFAEKLVGFIPVIYSVSDLTSAVGSRLKAQINENSKLHAFCNFFPEQNHNEIIGWETFSEKQFNSVVINILDVDYHPQIKKRFEIVTELIRRSGVEVLSIESNLPDYKLRLMDNIYFSDWVSYYLAVIRNQNPTEIKNINYLKEHL; this comes from the coding sequence ATGGAAATTTTTAGTCTAATTAAACAAAACGATCCAGAAAATCAGTTTAATGTATTAAAGAACTCTTATTCACAAATTGAGTATGCACAAAATAACCAAGTTAATTTATCAGCTATTGATACAAATAAGATAAAAAACATAATATTATGCGGACTTGGCGGTTCAGCGATAGGAGGTGATTTGCTGCAGAATTTTCTTAGGGATGAATTAAGTTATCCTTTTCAAGTTATTAGAAATTATTATTTGCCGGCATACGCAGACGAAAACACTTTACTAATTGCTTCTTCCTACAGCGGGAATACAGAAGAGACAATCAGCTGCGTAAATGCTGGTTTAAAACGAAATTGCCAAATTATTACCATAACTACTGGCGGTAAGTTAGAAGAGTTATCCCAAAAATATAATTTACCTATAGCTAAATTATTACCTGGCTTCCAGCCGCGATACGCTCTTTGGATAAATTTTTTTACATTGCTAAAAACATTACAATCTTTGAAATTAATCCCCGTACAAAATGAAATTACTAAACAAGTAATAGAACTGCTAAAAAAAAGAGGGGATGAATTTTCAACTTTTCCTAATAGTTCATTAGAGTTTGCAGAAAAATTAGTAGGCTTTATTCCAGTTATTTACTCTGTGTCCGATTTAACATCAGCAGTTGGCTCAAGGTTAAAAGCACAAATAAATGAAAATTCTAAACTGCATGCTTTCTGTAACTTCTTCCCTGAGCAGAACCATAACGAAATAATTGGATGGGAAACATTTTCTGAAAAGCAATTTAATTCTGTTGTAATTAATATCTTAGATGTTGATTATCATCCACAAATTAAAAAAAGATTTGAAATTGTAACTGAACTAATAAGAAGAAGCGGCGTTGAGGTTTTGTCTATCGAAAGTAATTTGCCTGATTATAAACTGCGGTTAATGGATAATATTTATTTTAGTGATTGGGTAAGCTATTACTTGGCTGTTATTAGGAACCAAAATCCAACTGAAATTAAAAATATTAATTACCTCAAGGAACATCTTTGA